The Actinocatenispora sera genome has a window encoding:
- a CDS encoding MFS transporter, whose amino-acid sequence MNASVAHTFRSLKVRNYRLFATGQVVSLIGNWMQFTAQDWTVLHLSHNSGAALGWVTALQFLPVVALTLYGGKLADRYDKRTLLMFTNVGAGLVAVALGLLTLTGAIQLWHVLLLAACLGTANAIDNPARQSFVSEMVGGALLPNAISLNSAVFNAARIVGPAIAGVAISLIGTGPVFLLNSLTYAATLTALALMRPAELYRSARRRVPDARIADGIRYAARRPDLLLPMALMLVIGALGFNFQLTLALLSKTVFHRGAASFGLLTTALAAGALVGALASSRRSSRPSSYTVIGAAFGFGVFETLAGFAPGYLAATGILFLTGFFMIYLAQAANQRIQLGVGEQFRGRVMALYVLVFQGATPVFAPIVGWLAGVLGARSTLWVGGVASILAAAAVLGYRSHRRGARLAMRVRPVPHPRLVAPLPVIPAPRRAAPDDQPVAAAGCPAGRVHAAR is encoded by the coding sequence ATGAACGCTTCCGTGGCCCACACCTTCCGCTCGCTCAAGGTTCGCAACTACCGCCTGTTCGCCACCGGCCAGGTGGTCTCGCTCATCGGCAACTGGATGCAGTTCACCGCCCAGGACTGGACGGTGCTGCACCTGTCGCACAACTCCGGCGCCGCCCTCGGCTGGGTCACCGCGCTGCAGTTCCTGCCCGTCGTCGCGCTCACCCTCTACGGCGGGAAGCTCGCCGACCGGTACGACAAGCGCACGCTGCTGATGTTCACCAACGTCGGCGCCGGCCTGGTCGCCGTCGCGCTCGGCCTGCTCACCCTCACCGGGGCGATCCAGCTGTGGCACGTGCTGCTGCTCGCCGCCTGCCTCGGCACCGCGAACGCGATCGACAACCCGGCCCGGCAGTCGTTCGTGTCCGAGATGGTCGGCGGCGCGCTGCTGCCCAACGCGATCTCGCTCAACTCCGCGGTGTTCAACGCCGCCCGGATCGTCGGACCGGCGATCGCCGGCGTGGCCATCTCGCTGATCGGCACCGGCCCGGTGTTCCTGCTCAACTCGCTGACCTACGCCGCGACGCTCACCGCGCTCGCCCTGATGCGCCCGGCCGAGCTGTACCGGTCGGCGCGCCGCAGGGTGCCCGACGCCCGCATCGCCGACGGCATCCGGTACGCGGCGCGCCGCCCCGACCTGCTGCTGCCGATGGCGCTGATGCTGGTGATCGGCGCGCTCGGGTTCAACTTCCAGCTGACCCTGGCGCTGCTGTCCAAGACCGTGTTCCATCGCGGCGCCGCCTCGTTCGGACTGCTCACCACGGCGCTCGCGGCCGGCGCGCTGGTCGGCGCGCTGGCATCGAGCCGGCGCAGCTCGCGGCCCTCCTCGTACACGGTGATCGGGGCGGCGTTCGGGTTCGGCGTGTTCGAGACGCTCGCCGGGTTCGCCCCCGGCTACCTGGCCGCGACCGGGATCCTGTTCCTCACCGGGTTCTTCATGATCTACCTGGCCCAGGCGGCGAACCAGCGCATCCAGCTGGGCGTCGGCGAGCAGTTCCGCGGCCGGGTGATGGCCCTGTACGTGCTGGTGTTCCAGGGCGCCACGCCGGTGTTCGCGCCGATCGTCGGCTGGCTCGCCGGCGTACTCGGCGCCCGCTCCACGCTGTGGGTCGGCGGCGTCGCCTCGATCCTCGCCGCGGCCGCCGTCCTCGGGTACCGGTCGCACCGGCGCGGTGCGCGCCTGGCGATGCGGGTACGGCCGGTGCCACACCCCCGGCTGGTCGCCCCGCTGCCGGTGATCCCGGCACCGCGCCGGGCAGCGCCGGACGATCAGCCGGTGGCCGCCGCCGGCTGCCCGGCCGGCCGCGTGCACGCAGCCCGCTGA
- a CDS encoding MarR family transcriptional regulator yields MTRGGTGSTRRVSSAQLAATLRTAITRLNRRLRRARPVSELTQSQLSALTSLELAGALSPKELADAERVQPPSVTRTVAALEGRGLVQRTPHPTDGRQVILAPTEQGRQIVVADRKARDAWLAQRLAELTGEERETLRRAAELLARIAQAE; encoded by the coding sequence ATGACACGTGGGGGCACCGGCTCCACCAGGAGGGTCAGCTCGGCGCAACTCGCCGCGACCCTGCGGACCGCGATCACCCGGCTCAACCGCCGGCTGCGTCGCGCCCGCCCGGTCAGCGAGCTCACCCAGAGCCAGCTGTCCGCACTGACCAGCCTCGAGCTGGCCGGCGCGCTGTCGCCGAAGGAGCTGGCCGACGCCGAACGGGTGCAGCCGCCGTCCGTGACCCGGACGGTGGCGGCGCTGGAGGGGCGCGGGCTGGTGCAACGCACGCCACACCCGACCGACGGGCGGCAGGTCATCCTCGCCCCCACCGAGCAGGGGCGACAGATCGTCGTGGCGGACCGGAAGGCGCGGGACGCGTGGCTGGCCCAACGGCTGGCCGAGCTGACCGGCGAGGAGCGCGAGACGCTCCGTCGCGCCGCCGAACTGCTGGCCCGCATCGCCCAGGCCGAGTAG
- a CDS encoding GNAT family N-acetyltransferase → MRIVAMTPEYAADIATWRYPAPYQRYDMTEAAPLLDPVNGFVALVDGGELIGFRSFGPDGRVPGWRYDDAALDTGGGLRPSRTGQGLGRRALAVGLAYGRERFAPPAFRVTVAADNERALKVVGSSGFVRVDEFAATTTGLRYVVLVRTEG, encoded by the coding sequence ATGCGCATCGTCGCCATGACGCCGGAGTACGCCGCGGACATCGCCACGTGGCGCTACCCGGCGCCGTACCAGCGGTACGACATGACCGAGGCGGCACCGCTGCTGGATCCGGTGAACGGGTTCGTCGCGCTGGTGGACGGCGGCGAGCTGATCGGGTTCCGGTCGTTCGGTCCGGACGGCCGGGTGCCCGGCTGGCGCTACGACGACGCCGCGCTCGACACCGGCGGGGGGCTGCGCCCGTCGCGTACCGGGCAGGGGCTGGGCCGGCGGGCGCTCGCCGTCGGCCTGGCGTACGGGCGGGAGCGGTTCGCGCCGCCGGCGTTCCGGGTGACGGTCGCGGCGGACAACGAGCGGGCGCTCAAGGTGGTCGGCTCGTCGGGTTTCGTCCGGGTCGACGAGTTCGCGGCGACCACCACCGGGCTGCGGTACGTCGTCCTGGTCCGTACCGAAGGATGA
- a CDS encoding NCS2 family permease encodes MAQDAAVTGTPPRAPRNPIDRYFKISQRGSTMPREIRGGLATFFTMAYILVLNPLILGGATDKLGHHLNNAQLVTSTALVAAVMTIIMGVGGNLPLAIAAGLGLNGVVAFQLAPQMTWPQAMGLVVIEGAVICVLVVTGLRQAIMAAIPLPLKQAISVGIGLFVAFIGFVDAGFVTRIQTPGASTPVQLGLDNVLRGWPVIVFCFGVLLTLVLLIRKVRGAILISIVVSTVLAMILNAIVTVPKHGWGLTTPTLPDKVVALPDFGLVGKVDLIGGFASAGAITAVLFVFTLVLSDFFDAMGTIIGVSNEAGLVDEKGHLPGIGRVLFIDGLAAMAGGAASASSNTCFVESAAGVGEGARTGFSNLVTGVLFALAMFFSPLVGIVPSQAAAPALVVVGFLLMTQVKDIPWTKFEIAVPAFLTIILMPFTYSITNGIGAGFLAYVVLQVAVGKARKIHWLLWVVAAFFAVYFAIHPIEAWLGVH; translated from the coding sequence ATGGCGCAGGACGCGGCCGTGACCGGCACCCCACCCCGGGCGCCCCGGAACCCGATCGACCGGTACTTCAAGATCAGCCAGCGCGGGTCGACCATGCCGCGGGAGATCCGCGGCGGACTCGCCACGTTCTTCACGATGGCCTACATCCTGGTGCTCAACCCGCTGATCCTCGGCGGCGCGACCGACAAGCTCGGCCACCACCTGAACAACGCGCAGCTGGTCACCTCGACCGCGCTGGTCGCCGCGGTGATGACGATCATCATGGGGGTCGGCGGCAACCTGCCGCTCGCGATCGCCGCCGGCCTGGGCCTCAACGGCGTCGTCGCGTTCCAGCTGGCCCCGCAGATGACCTGGCCGCAGGCGATGGGGCTGGTCGTCATCGAGGGCGCGGTGATCTGCGTACTGGTGGTCACCGGGTTGCGGCAGGCCATCATGGCGGCGATCCCGCTGCCGCTGAAGCAGGCGATCAGCGTCGGCATCGGGCTGTTCGTGGCGTTCATCGGGTTCGTCGACGCCGGCTTCGTCACCCGCATCCAGACGCCCGGAGCCTCCACGCCGGTGCAGCTGGGCCTCGACAACGTGCTGCGCGGCTGGCCCGTCATCGTCTTCTGCTTCGGCGTGCTGCTCACCCTGGTCCTGCTGATCCGCAAGGTGCGCGGCGCCATCCTGATCAGCATCGTGGTCTCGACGGTGCTCGCGATGATCCTGAACGCGATCGTCACGGTGCCCAAGCACGGCTGGGGGCTGACCACCCCGACGCTGCCGGACAAGGTCGTGGCGCTGCCGGACTTCGGGCTGGTCGGCAAGGTGGACCTGATCGGTGGGTTCGCCTCGGCCGGCGCGATCACCGCGGTGCTGTTCGTGTTCACCCTGGTGCTGTCGGACTTCTTCGACGCGATGGGCACCATCATCGGCGTCAGCAACGAGGCCGGCCTGGTGGACGAGAAGGGCCACCTGCCCGGCATCGGGCGGGTCCTGTTCATCGACGGGTTGGCCGCAATGGCCGGCGGTGCCGCGTCCGCCTCGTCGAACACCTGCTTCGTCGAGTCCGCCGCGGGCGTCGGCGAGGGCGCCCGGACCGGCTTCTCGAACCTGGTCACCGGGGTGCTGTTCGCGCTGGCCATGTTCTTCTCGCCGCTGGTGGGCATCGTGCCGTCACAGGCCGCGGCGCCGGCCCTGGTGGTGGTCGGGTTCCTGCTGATGACGCAGGTCAAGGACATCCCGTGGACGAAGTTCGAGATCGCCGTCCCGGCGTTTCTGACCATCATCCTGATGCCCTTCACGTACTCGATCACCAACGGCATCGGCGCCGGCTTCCTCGCCTACGTGGTGCTGCAGGTCGCGGTCGGCAAGGCCAGGAAGATCCACTGGCTGCTCTGGGTCGTCGCCGCGTTCTTCGCGGTGTACTTCGCGATCCACCCGATCGAGGCCTGGCTCGGCGTGCACTGA
- a CDS encoding sensor histidine kinase, giving the protein MRRRFVLVSAVVTVLVVAVFAVPLAWLAYQYAYDRAMSGAEREVVAVGTVLAVDGDRTEILHAVASTSAGQASRLTVHLPDGTVAGPSGWAPQSVTRRVLRTGRGETLPVGDGVVHLHPTPTTAGGVAVVEILVPDALLHRGVHLAWAGLASVSVLLVGGAAVLADRLAAGPVQATRQLARAAGALGDGDLTVRVVPDGPPEIASAGAAFNDLAGRVAALLAAERELVADLSHRLRTPLTALRLGVEALPAGADKDRLSGAAEAVEQQVDAVIARAREPLAASPAGHCDLRAVVGERVAYWAALAEDQDRSFTLGPIPAPVMVPVPDAELCDALDSLLGNIFRHTPEGTGFAVRVATEPGRATVTIDDAGPGLPAPPRRGRSDSSTGLGLSIARRVAEAGGGELGIDVSPLGGARITLTFATTASHPGTAQPG; this is encoded by the coding sequence ATGCGACGCCGGTTCGTCCTGGTGTCCGCCGTCGTCACGGTGCTGGTCGTGGCCGTCTTCGCGGTGCCGCTCGCCTGGCTCGCCTACCAGTACGCGTACGACCGGGCGATGTCCGGCGCCGAGCGCGAGGTCGTCGCCGTCGGTACGGTGCTCGCGGTCGACGGCGATCGCACCGAGATCCTGCACGCGGTGGCCAGCACGTCGGCCGGCCAGGCGAGCCGGCTCACCGTGCACCTGCCGGACGGTACGGTCGCCGGCCCGTCCGGCTGGGCCCCGCAGTCGGTGACCCGGCGGGTGCTGCGTACCGGTCGGGGCGAGACGCTGCCGGTCGGCGACGGGGTGGTGCACCTGCATCCGACCCCGACCACGGCGGGCGGCGTCGCCGTGGTGGAGATCCTGGTACCGGACGCGCTGCTGCACCGTGGCGTCCACCTGGCGTGGGCCGGGCTCGCCTCGGTGAGCGTGCTGCTGGTGGGCGGGGCCGCGGTGCTCGCCGACCGGCTGGCCGCCGGTCCGGTCCAGGCCACCCGGCAGCTGGCCCGCGCCGCCGGGGCGCTCGGGGACGGCGACCTGACCGTACGGGTGGTGCCGGACGGGCCGCCGGAGATCGCGTCCGCCGGCGCCGCGTTCAACGACCTGGCCGGCCGGGTCGCGGCGCTGCTCGCGGCCGAACGGGAACTCGTCGCCGACCTGTCGCACCGGCTGCGTACCCCGCTGACGGCGTTGCGGCTCGGCGTCGAGGCGCTGCCGGCCGGCGCCGACAAGGACCGGCTCTCCGGCGCCGCCGAGGCGGTCGAGCAGCAGGTCGACGCGGTCATCGCGCGGGCCCGCGAGCCGCTCGCGGCGAGCCCGGCCGGGCACTGCGACCTGCGCGCGGTGGTCGGCGAGCGCGTCGCGTACTGGGCCGCGCTGGCCGAGGACCAGGACCGGTCGTTCACGCTCGGCCCGATCCCGGCGCCGGTGATGGTGCCGGTACCCGACGCCGAGCTGTGCGACGCGCTCGACTCGCTGCTGGGCAACATCTTCCGGCACACCCCGGAGGGCACCGGCTTCGCGGTACGGGTGGCGACGGAGCCGGGCCGGGCCACGGTGACGATCGACGACGCCGGGCCGGGCCTCCCGGCGCCACCACGGCGCGGCCGGTCCGACTCGTCCACCGGGCTCGGGCTGTCCATCGCCCGCCGGGTCGCCGAGGCCGGCGGCGGCGAGCTCGGCATCGACGTCTCGCCGCTCGGCGGCGCCCGGATCACCCTGACCTTCGCCACCACCGCGTCCCACCCCGGCACCGCCCAGCCCGGCTGA
- a CDS encoding response regulator transcription factor → MARVLLVEDDTTIRAALVRAMSSFGHHVTESADARGALTALGEHAPDVVVLDLGLPDLDGTAALRMIRARSTVPVLIATARDREADIVRLLNAGADDYLTKPYSAAHLAARISAVLRRAAPTVAGAIAVGGLRLDAAAREAALDGRPLSLARREFDLLAYLAARPGAVVSRRELLAEVWGQPDGGDDATIDVHISWLRRKLGETAAAPRYLHTVRGVGIKLLAPTPN, encoded by the coding sequence ATGGCACGGGTGTTGCTGGTCGAGGACGACACCACGATCAGGGCTGCCCTGGTCCGGGCGATGTCGTCGTTCGGCCACCACGTGACCGAGTCCGCCGACGCGCGTGGTGCGCTGACCGCGCTCGGTGAGCACGCGCCCGACGTCGTGGTGCTCGACCTGGGCCTGCCCGACCTGGACGGAACGGCGGCGCTGCGGATGATCCGGGCCCGCTCGACCGTACCGGTGCTGATCGCCACCGCGCGCGACCGGGAGGCCGACATCGTCCGGCTGCTCAACGCCGGGGCGGACGACTACCTGACCAAGCCGTACTCGGCGGCGCACCTCGCGGCGCGCATCTCCGCGGTGCTGCGCCGGGCGGCGCCGACGGTCGCCGGGGCGATCGCGGTCGGCGGGCTGCGGCTCGACGCGGCGGCCCGGGAGGCGGCGCTGGACGGCCGGCCGCTCTCGCTGGCCCGGCGCGAGTTCGACCTGCTCGCCTACCTCGCGGCCCGGCCCGGTGCGGTGGTGTCCCGGCGGGAGCTGCTGGCCGAGGTGTGGGGGCAGCCGGACGGCGGCGACGACGCCACCATCGACGTGCACATCTCGTGGCTGCGCCGCAAGCTCGGCGAGACCGCCGCGGCGCCTCGCTACCTGCACACCGTCCGCGGCGTCGGCATCAAGCTCCTCGCCCCGACCCCGAACTGA
- a CDS encoding DUF2530 domain-containing protein: MRRYPPRPVPEPLDTNAVPVVLIGMALWLAAGLVLVFLRAALGHAHHGWWLWTCVAGLIIGIVLLGYEWHRRWRRAVAARSTDDTTAA, translated from the coding sequence GTGCGCCGATACCCACCACGCCCGGTCCCCGAGCCGCTCGACACCAATGCGGTGCCGGTGGTGCTGATCGGCATGGCCCTGTGGCTGGCGGCCGGTCTGGTTCTGGTCTTCCTCCGGGCCGCCCTCGGGCACGCCCACCACGGATGGTGGCTGTGGACCTGCGTGGCCGGGCTGATCATCGGCATCGTGCTGCTCGGATACGAGTGGCACCGCCGGTGGCGCCGTGCCGTCGCCGCGCGCAGCACCGACGACACCACCGCCGCCTGA